The following proteins are co-located in the Sulfurovum sp. TSL6 genome:
- a CDS encoding DedA family protein gives MDFSSLETWGYFAIAFFAFGGSLFIVAAAGVFSFMGNMDLTTALAVATVSNFLGDIFLFYLGKYQKKEIQPYFAKHKRKIALATLIMRKYGVLAIFIQKFLYGIKTLVPLSMALAKYDFKKFAFYNVFASIVFVLTIGLSAYYSSEFIIAVFTYIKIHPWIAPVILFSIIGAVWFVMENMTKKKK, from the coding sequence ATGGATTTTTCTTCTTTAGAGACTTGGGGTTACTTTGCCATAGCCTTTTTTGCATTTGGCGGTTCACTCTTTATTGTTGCGGCAGCTGGTGTGTTTTCATTTATGGGTAACATGGATCTGACTACTGCCTTGGCAGTTGCAACCGTATCAAACTTTTTAGGAGATATCTTTCTTTTTTATCTGGGGAAATACCAGAAAAAAGAGATACAGCCTTACTTCGCAAAACATAAACGTAAAATAGCCCTTGCCACGCTCATCATGCGTAAGTACGGGGTATTGGCCATCTTTATACAGAAGTTTCTCTATGGTATCAAAACCCTTGTACCACTCTCTATGGCACTTGCCAAATATGACTTTAAAAAGTTTGCTTTTTATAATGTATTTGCCTCTATTGTATTCGTCTTGACGATAGGACTGAGTGCGTATTATTCAAGTGAGTTTATCATTGCAGTGTTTACGTATATCAAGATACATCCATGGATAGCACCGGTGATCTTGTTTAGTATTATAGGTGCAGTATGGTTTGTTATGGAAAATATGACTAAAAAGAAAAAGTAG
- a CDS encoding pyridoxal phosphate-dependent aminotransferase — protein sequence MLSDRIQTLSPSLTIAISSLARDLKAQGKDILSFSAGEPDFGTPQRIKDEAIKAINEGFTQYTAVPGIPALLEAVSAKLKRDNNLDYAPSDIIVSNGAKQSLFNLFQAVLNEGDEVIIPSPYWVTYPELVKYASAIPVIIETDEISGFKMTAEQLKAAITPKTKMVILTSPSNPTGSVYSKEELEALAAVLKGTDIMVVSDEMYEKLVYDIDFVAAASISEDMFQRTVTVNGLSKSVAMTGWRFGYLATPNKELIAAMNKLQSQSTSNINSITQKAAIPALLGEVDSEIEQMRRAFEGRAEEAVNLFNDIDGLSVLKPQGAFYLFVNIKDVSNDSIEFCKELLQSTGVAVVPGIGFGSEGYFRFSFATDITTIREGIRRIEKFVQSKK from the coding sequence ATGCTTTCAGATCGTATCCAAACACTCTCTCCATCTCTTACTATAGCCATCTCTTCACTTGCTCGTGATTTAAAAGCACAAGGAAAAGATATTCTTTCTTTCTCTGCTGGTGAACCGGATTTTGGTACACCGCAACGTATCAAAGATGAGGCTATCAAAGCGATCAACGAAGGGTTTACGCAATACACGGCAGTACCAGGTATACCAGCGCTTCTAGAAGCTGTATCGGCAAAACTAAAAAGAGACAATAACCTTGACTACGCACCTTCAGACATCATCGTCAGTAATGGTGCAAAACAGTCTCTTTTTAATCTTTTTCAAGCGGTACTGAATGAAGGTGACGAGGTTATCATTCCTTCTCCATATTGGGTCACGTATCCTGAATTGGTTAAATATGCAAGTGCTATACCCGTCATCATAGAGACAGATGAGATCAGTGGATTCAAAATGACTGCTGAACAGCTCAAAGCTGCCATTACGCCTAAAACAAAAATGGTTATCTTGACATCACCGTCAAATCCGACTGGTTCAGTCTATTCTAAAGAGGAACTTGAAGCACTGGCAGCCGTACTTAAAGGTACAGATATCATGGTGGTCAGTGATGAAATGTATGAGAAGCTTGTTTATGACATTGACTTTGTAGCCGCGGCAAGTATCAGTGAAGATATGTTCCAAAGGACTGTCACTGTGAATGGTCTCAGCAAATCTGTAGCGATGACAGGATGGCGTTTTGGATACTTGGCAACACCGAACAAAGAACTCATTGCTGCGATGAACAAGCTACAAAGCCAAAGTACATCAAACATCAATTCCATTACCCAGAAAGCGGCTATACCTGCACTGCTTGGTGAAGTCGACAGTGAAATAGAACAGATGAGAAGAGCGTTTGAAGGAAGAGCGGAAGAGGCAGTAAACCTCTTTAACGACATTGACGGTCTTTCTGTACTTAAACCGCAAGGTGCATTTTATCTCTTCGTCAATATCAAAGATGTCTCGAATGATTCTATAGAATTCTGTAAAGAACTGCTTCAGTCTACGGGTGTTGCTGTTGTTCCTGGTATAGGTTTCGGATCAGAAGGTTACTTTAGATTCTCATTTGCTACAGATATCACAACGATCCGTGAGGGTATCAGACGTATTGAAAAGTTTGTACAGAGTAAAAAGTAA